The window GCAGCAGCGATGGCACGCCGATCATCCGGTGGCCGACGCGACCGCCGCTGCGTTCGTAGACACCCTGGTGGAACCGGAGGAACGCGCGCTGTGTGGCCTCGAGCAGACCCACGAGGGGAGTGTAGGTGGGCCTCGTCAGAGCCCGTCGAGTGGGACTGCGAACGCGATGGCGGCGTAGCCGTCGTTGTTGAGGTGCAGGTGGTCGCCGCTGTCGAAGCTCGGTCCGATGCGCCGCGGGTCGCTCGGGTCGGCCACCGCGTTCGCGACGTCGATCACCCCGTCGAACGCGCCACCCTTGCGGATCCACGTGTTCACCCGCTGGCGTTCGATCTCCTTGATCGGGGACCAGAGCGCGTAGCCCTCGAACGGCAGAATCGTGCCGCCGATGACGCGTACGCCGGCCTGATGGGCGGCGGCGATGATCCGCCGGTAGCCCGTGATCAGCGCGCTGGCCATCACGGCGCTGCCGTTGTTGAGGTCGTTCACCCCCTCGAGGACGATCACGGTCCGGGCACCGGTCTGGCTGAGGACGTCGCGCTGAAAACGCGAGATGGCGCTCGGGCTCCACGACGTCGCACGGAGGAGCTGGTTCCCGGCGATCCCCGCGTTGACGACGGCCGTGCTGTTTCCGGGCCGTTGGTCGAGGCGCCGAGCGAGGACGTCCGGCCAGCGATCGTTGGCGTCGATGGTCGATCCCGTGCCGCTCGTGAGCGAGTCGCCGAGGGTCACCACCGCGTGGGCCGGTGAGGGGCGGAGGACGTCGACGTCGCTGATCCACGACCACGCCGGAGATGCCGAGAACCCCTTCCCGGTCAGCTGGGAGGTGCGGCTTCCCCAGGCCGCGAAGTTGTGCTGCTGGGGATCCAGGTTCTGCGTGGCGGACGTCGTCCCGGACGGCACCGCGATGCTGATCGCCAGGTCCTCCGGGGGCTTGGTGCCGAGCCGTATCGGGTCGCTCACCACCTCGCCGCCGGCCGGCAGCGTGATGGCGCGCCGACGGTGGAACCTGGCCACCTGCAGGGTGCCGTCGACGATCGCGCCCGACCGCGCCGACACGGCCACGGTCGCGGCCTCGACGGGCAAGGGCTCGACGCCGAACACGTTGGTGATCCGAACCCGGAGCATCGTCCCGCCGACGCTCGGATGGATGACCTCCCGCAGCGTGATCTGCCGCGAGCGGGTCCCGCTCCGCGCGCCCCTCGGGAGCATCAGCGGAAACAGGCCCTCGGGGCTGCCGCTCCACGCCGCGACCCAAACCCCGTCACGTCG of the Acidimicrobiia bacterium genome contains:
- a CDS encoding SGNH/GDSL hydrolase family protein — encoded protein: MVLAVVGAALVVSVTTVTTAAAAPEGRRDGVWVAAWSGSPEGLFPLMLPRGARSGTRSRQITLREVIHPSVGGTMLRVRITNVFGVEPLPVEAATVAVSARSGAIVDGTLQVARFHRRRAITLPAGGEVVSDPIRLGTKPPEDLAISIAVPSGTTSATQNLDPQQHNFAAWGSRTSQLTGKGFSASPAWSWISDVDVLRPSPAHAVVTLGDSLTSGTGSTIDANDRWPDVLARRLDQRPGNSTAVVNAGIAGNQLLRATSWSPSAISRFQRDVLSQTGARTVIVLEGVNDLNNGSAVMASALITGYRRIIAAAHQAGVRVIGGTILPFEGYALWSPIKEIERQRVNTWIRKGGAFDGVIDVANAVADPSDPRRIGPSFDSGDHLHLNNDGYAAIAFAVPLDGL